Part of the Paracoccus sp. S3-43 genome, TAGCCGAGATTGCCCAGAAGCCTGCCCCGCGCCCGTTTTGCGCTGCCTGTGCTCATCGGTCGTCCCCCACCCGCAGAAGCCGGAGCTGGATCACGCTGAACACGACGAGGATGGCCAGAAGTGCTATGGACAGCGCCGAGCCGTAGCCGAGCTGGAACGACACGAAGGATTGGTTGAAGATGTAGTAGACGACCGAGATCATCCGGTTCTGCGGCCCGCCGCTGGTCATGATGTAGAACTGGTCAAAGGCCAGCACCGAGCCGGTGATCGACAGGATCAGCGCCAGCGCCAGCGTGCGGCGCATCAGCGGCAGGGTCAGATGGCGGAACCGCTGCCAGGCGCTCGCCCCGTCGATCCGCGCCGCCTCGGTCACGTCCGAGGGGATCGCCTGCAACCCGGTCAACAGGATGATCATGGTAAAGCCCGCGATCTTCCAGACCACCATCACGATGATGGTCGCGAAGGCATTGTCGAATGTCGCAAGCAGGTTGGCGCTGCGTCCGGTCGCTCCGAACATGCGCAGGATCGGCGTGAACAGCCCGCTGTCCACATTGGCAAGCCAGACCCACAGCAGCGAGGCCGTGGCAAGGCCGACCACCACCGGCAGAAAGAAGATGGTCCGATAGACGGCGACCCCGCGCCGCTGCTTCTCGACGAAGAGCGCCAGCGGAAAGGCGACCGCGAAGATGGCGATGGTGACGACCACGGTATAATAGGCGGTGAAGCCGAGCGCGGCGAGGAAGCGCGTATCGGAAAACATGCGGGCATAGTTCCGCAACCCGATCCAGCGCGGCTCACCCAGCAGGGGCCAGTTGTGCAGACTCATCCAGACCGTGAACAGAACGGGGATGACGAAGAACACCGTCACCAGCGCCACGGCCGGCGCGATATAGAGCAGGCCGGGCCATTGCCGCCCGAAGCGCTTGCGGCGCCGTGGGGGAAGCGGATGCGACAGCGATGTCGCCGCAGGAAAAGTCATGGCAATCTCGCAGCAGATTGGAGGGCGGAAGGCCATCCGGCCTTCCGTGCACGGTCGGTTGCGCTCAGGGGGCGCTGTCGAGAATCGCCTGCATTTCCGACTGGGCGTAGTCGAAGGCGTCATCCACGTCGTCGCCGAAGATGGCGGCGTTGGTGAAGGTTGCCCAGGGCCCGTTGGCGCTGTTGATCACGTCGTTGAACACCAGCGTATAGGGTGTTTTCGCGATACTGATCGCCTCGGCGGCGACGTGCAGGCGCGGATCGAGCCCTTCCAGCGTTTCCTCGGCGATGTCACCCCGGCTGGGCAGCGAGCCGTTCTGCGCAAGGATACGCTGGCCTTCGGGCGAATAGGCGAATTCGATGAATTCCTTCACCGCCTCGAGGCGCGGGGTGCCGCGCGTCACGATGATGTTGTCCCCGCCCGCGAAAGACGCCTTGCCGCCATCGACGCCGGGGATCAGGGTCACGCCGAAATCCAGCTCGGGATGATCGTTCACCAGCGATCCGATCTGGAACGCACCCAAGGACTGCTGGCCGATCTTGCCGTTCGTGATCGACAGGAAGTTGACGCCATTGTCGGTCACCGCCCCTTCGGGGACCAGGTCCTTCTCGACCATGGTGCGGTAGATGTCGACGGCGGCCCGCATCTGCGGCGTGTCGAGCGTCGCGGTCCTGCCGTCCTCGGACAGGATGTCGGCGCCCGAGGCCCAGACGATGGGCGCGAAGGTGAAGATCATGCAGCCGCCGCAGCCGCCGCCCGAGAAATAAAAGCCGTAGTGGCCATCGCCCAGCTTGCGGATGGCCTCGGCATTGGCGGTGATCTCCTCCCAGTTTTCGGGCGCCTTCTCGGGATCGAGGCCGGCGGCCCGATAGAGATCCTTGTTCCAGGCAAAGATCGAGGTCTCGACCAGCAGCGGCAGGCCGTAGACCGAGCCCTCATAGGTGCCGAGCTTGACGTGGGACGGGGACAGCGTGTCGAAATAAGGCAGCGAGCGTGCCCATTCGCTCAGATCCTCGAGTTGCCCGGCCGCGGCGAAGGATGGGGTATAAATGAGATCGAGCGAGAGAGCGTCGGGCGCCTGCCCACCGGCGGCGGCGGCGGCGTATTTCTGAACCAGTTCGGCAAAGGGGACTTCCGTCACCGAGATCTGGTTCTCGTGGTTGGCATTATAGGCATCGGCAAGGGACGTGAAGGCCGTTCCAATGCCAGTGCGCACCCACATGTCGATGGTCTCTTGTGCGACACTCGCCGAGCCAAGGCACAGTGACGCAACGGTCGACATCGCAAACAGTCTGAACATGATCTTCCTCCCTGAAACGCCGGTCTCCCCTCCGGCTGGTCGTCTAGGTTACGGCGCCGGTGCCCCTCCACATGACTGGCGGACCACAAGCCGGCAGGCCATCCGGCGCAGCCCCGGCGCAACTTGCTTTCCCTCGGCCAGCGCCAGAATAAGGCGTCCGGCCTCTCGGCCGAGGTCTTTCAAATTCATGTCGACGGTCGTCAACGGCGGGCGCGTCGCGGCGGCAACCAGTTCCCAATTGTCGAAGCCTACGACCGAGACCGCCCCCGGCACGTCGACGCCGCGCTCGCGCAGTGCATCCACGACACCGCGCGCGATCTGATCGTTGCCGCAGAAAATGCCATCCGGCGGCCTTGCCCGATCCTCCCAGATCTGAGCCACCGCCCGGTGGCCCCAAGCCTCTGACCACTCGCCGTAAAGCACCGGCGCATCCGCGCCCGCCACGTCCCTGAATGCGCCCGCGCGCTCGTGGACCGAAGCAAAGCTTCCGGGTCCGGTGACATGAACGATGTGGCTGCGGCCGAGCCGCGCCAGCCATTCGACGGCCTCGCGCGAACCCTGGGCATCGTCGGAAACCAGCTGGACGGCATCCTCGGGGGCGCCGGTGAAGGCATAGACGACAGGGATAGGCAAATCTGCAAGATCGACGGGCAGCCGATGGTCGATGCGCTTTCCGGTGGCGATGATGCCGTCGACCTGCTTGTCCAGCATGGCGTCGACATGCACCTTGCCCAGTTCGGGATCGTTCCCGATCGTACAGAGGAAGACCGATACTCCGTGATCGACGAGAGCCTCGGAAACCCCGGCCATGACAGGCAGGGTGAAGCGGCCATAGGTGTCGTTGGTCAGCAATCCGACCGTAAAGCTACGCCGGCTGATCAGCCCTCGTGCCAAGGCATTGGGCCGGAAACCAAGCTCGGCGGCGATGCGCTCGATCCGATCCCGCGTCTCCACCGCCATTCGCCCGGTCCCGTTCAGCGCCTTCGAGGCTGTGGCAATACTTACTCCGGCGGCGTTCGCCACATCGTATATGCGCACACGGGACAAGTTCGGGCTGGACACAGAGAAATCCTTTTCTCAAGCATGGGTAAACGTTTTCTCATTTTCGGTCAAGGCGAAATCTGGCCTTGCGCATTCTTTCGTCGAGATGCCGGATCGGGCGATTCCGCTGCAACAATCAAAAAAGTCGAGGCGCCCTTCGGAAATGCAGCGCAGCAGGCCTTCACCGATCAGCCCCTTCAGCCGCCACCCCATCCATGGATATCTATCGCGGCAAGAACCAGAGCGAGGAGGAGTTTGGCGCCTACGCCGGGAAGGTGGGCGCGCAGGTGCCTCTAAGC contains:
- a CDS encoding LacI family DNA-binding transcriptional regulator — encoded protein: MSSPNLSRVRIYDVANAAGVSIATASKALNGTGRMAVETRDRIERIAAELGFRPNALARGLISRRSFTVGLLTNDTYGRFTLPVMAGVSEALVDHGVSVFLCTIGNDPELGKVHVDAMLDKQVDGIIATGKRIDHRLPVDLADLPIPVVYAFTGAPEDAVQLVSDDAQGSREAVEWLARLGRSHIVHVTGPGSFASVHERAGAFRDVAGADAPVLYGEWSEAWGHRAVAQIWEDRARPPDGIFCGNDQIARGVVDALRERGVDVPGAVSVVGFDNWELVAAATRPPLTTVDMNLKDLGREAGRLILALAEGKQVAPGLRRMACRLVVRQSCGGAPAP
- a CDS encoding sugar ABC transporter substrate-binding protein; the encoded protein is MFRLFAMSTVASLCLGSASVAQETIDMWVRTGIGTAFTSLADAYNANHENQISVTEVPFAELVQKYAAAAAGGQAPDALSLDLIYTPSFAAAGQLEDLSEWARSLPYFDTLSPSHVKLGTYEGSVYGLPLLVETSIFAWNKDLYRAAGLDPEKAPENWEEITANAEAIRKLGDGHYGFYFSGGGCGGCMIFTFAPIVWASGADILSEDGRTATLDTPQMRAAVDIYRTMVEKDLVPEGAVTDNGVNFLSITNGKIGQQSLGAFQIGSLVNDHPELDFGVTLIPGVDGGKASFAGGDNIIVTRGTPRLEAVKEFIEFAYSPEGQRILAQNGSLPSRGDIAEETLEGLDPRLHVAAEAISIAKTPYTLVFNDVINSANGPWATFTNAAIFGDDVDDAFDYAQSEMQAILDSAP
- a CDS encoding sugar ABC transporter permease, whose protein sequence is MTFPAATSLSHPLPPRRRKRFGRQWPGLLYIAPAVALVTVFFVIPVLFTVWMSLHNWPLLGEPRWIGLRNYARMFSDTRFLAALGFTAYYTVVVTIAIFAVAFPLALFVEKQRRGVAVYRTIFFLPVVVGLATASLLWVWLANVDSGLFTPILRMFGATGRSANLLATFDNAFATIIVMVVWKIAGFTMIILLTGLQAIPSDVTEAARIDGASAWQRFRHLTLPLMRRTLALALILSITGSVLAFDQFYIMTSGGPQNRMISVVYYIFNQSFVSFQLGYGSALSIALLAILVVFSVIQLRLLRVGDDR